From a single Candidatus Bathyarchaeota archaeon genomic region:
- a CDS encoding glycosyltransferase family 4 protein, giving the protein MIKKKLRILMLTPFFSPNIGGVETHLDDLCNFLRNNGHEVFVLTYKPLTTDAETLSFEKHTSIEIRRINWVGNNLFHKLEPYPIFEFIYLTPLLFVYSFFFMAAVHKKIDVIHAHGINAAFIGKVLGKIYRKKVIVSIHAIYDLPKKPLLAKLLKLTLSSSTVLTLARKSKEELIKIGLDKQKIAVYTYWVNQSIFKPLNRLGCKQQLGLEYKFVVLFVGRLLEIKGVKNLLRVASRIVNKKDISFVFIGDGPLSTAVKSASVNMGNVIYLGKIDNAQLGLYYNAADVLIIPSIYEEGFGRVILEALSCGTPVIASNKGGIPEALDPSIGILVEPNVDDLYHALISLYERKNLEALRKCCRLYAEARFGIENAYLIEQSYVS; this is encoded by the coding sequence ATGATTAAAAAAAAATTGAGAATCTTGATGTTAACCCCCTTCTTTAGCCCTAATATTGGTGGAGTAGAGACTCATTTAGATGATTTGTGTAATTTCCTCAGGAACAACGGTCATGAAGTCTTTGTACTAACCTATAAACCACTTACTACTGATGCCGAGACCCTTTCTTTTGAAAAACATACTTCAATAGAAATCCGTCGCATTAACTGGGTTGGGAATAACCTTTTCCATAAGTTGGAACCTTATCCTATTTTTGAATTTATCTATTTAACACCACTTTTATTTGTTTATTCCTTTTTTTTTATGGCTGCTGTCCATAAAAAAATTGATGTTATTCACGCTCATGGTATAAATGCTGCTTTTATTGGGAAAGTTTTAGGAAAGATCTATAGAAAAAAAGTCATTGTTAGTATACACGCTATTTACGATTTGCCTAAAAAACCGTTGCTTGCCAAATTACTGAAACTAACTTTATCTTCATCTACGGTATTAACTCTTGCAAGAAAATCAAAAGAGGAACTAATAAAAATTGGTTTGGATAAGCAAAAAATTGCCGTTTATACCTATTGGGTAAATCAGTCAATATTTAAGCCACTTAATAGATTGGGTTGTAAACAACAGTTGGGTTTAGAGTATAAATTCGTCGTTCTTTTTGTAGGTAGATTATTGGAAATAAAAGGTGTTAAAAACCTTCTGAGAGTAGCTTCAAGAATAGTCAATAAAAAAGATATATCTTTTGTTTTCATTGGTGATGGCCCGTTATCCACGGCAGTAAAGTCAGCGTCGGTTAATATGGGAAACGTCATTTATCTTGGAAAAATCGATAATGCTCAATTAGGTTTGTACTACAATGCGGCTGATGTTTTAATTATTCCATCGATCTACGAAGAAGGATTTGGGCGTGTTATATTAGAAGCGCTATCTTGTGGGACTCCGGTTATTGCTTCAAACAAAGGCGGTATTCCTGAAGCATTGGATCCTAGTATCGGAATTCTTGTAGAACCAAACGTTGACGATTTATATCATGCTTTAATAAGCTTGTATGAGCGCAAAAACCTTGAAGCCCTGAGAAAATGTTGTAGGCTTTATGCAGAAGCTAGATTTGGCATTGAAAATGCATATTTAATAGAACAGTCTTACGTGAGTTGA